A genomic stretch from Sulfobacillus thermosulfidooxidans includes:
- the gltX gene encoding glutamate--tRNA ligase — protein MVRVRYAPSPTGTLHIGGARTALFNYLFAKHHHGRFILRVEDTDRARLVPGSEEAMMKGLRSLGIIWDEGPDVGGDYGPYRQSERVKRHQQALEQLLAQGLAYRCYCTPEELEAEKKRLAALKLPPRYSGKCRLRPPDDPIYQSDKPFVVRMKVPTEGETVVHDLIRGTVVFENRILDDFVLAKSDGTPVYNFAVVLDDHDMGITHVIRGEEHLSNTPKQILIYQALNLPTPQFAHVPMILAPDRSKLSKRHGATSVEEYRQQGILPEALVNYLLLLGWSAPDETEIMTLDEAAQWFDLDRVQHTAAIYDYKKLEWMNSQYLRLLPIDKVIEYLMPFLEELHLDLSKGPALPVAVELVRERSHTLKELAESLVFLYQRPTSFDPKGMAKHFHVESTPARLRTLADRLQELRVWDHDHLVALYDEEAARENIKRAELIHPTRLAVTGKTVGPGLFELLEVLGQKETVARLNEVATAIEEQRLIPTP, from the coding sequence GTGGTTAGGGTACGTTATGCGCCGAGTCCCACTGGTACCTTACATATCGGTGGGGCCAGAACGGCGCTCTTTAATTATTTATTTGCAAAGCATCATCATGGGCGCTTCATCTTGCGAGTGGAAGATACGGACCGGGCCCGTTTAGTGCCGGGTTCAGAAGAGGCCATGATGAAAGGTCTACGGTCCTTGGGAATTATTTGGGATGAGGGACCGGATGTGGGAGGCGATTATGGGCCTTATAGGCAATCGGAACGGGTTAAGCGGCACCAACAGGCCTTAGAGCAACTTCTGGCCCAAGGCTTGGCGTACCGCTGTTATTGTACACCGGAGGAACTCGAGGCGGAGAAAAAACGGCTGGCGGCACTCAAATTACCGCCCCGGTATAGCGGAAAATGCCGGTTACGTCCACCTGATGATCCCATTTACCAATCGGATAAGCCGTTTGTTGTGCGGATGAAGGTGCCCACAGAGGGAGAGACGGTCGTTCACGATTTGATTCGAGGCACGGTAGTCTTTGAAAATCGCATTTTAGATGATTTTGTGTTGGCCAAATCCGATGGGACTCCTGTCTATAATTTTGCGGTAGTGTTAGATGATCATGACATGGGGATTACGCATGTGATTCGGGGAGAAGAACATCTATCGAATACTCCCAAACAAATTCTTATTTACCAGGCGTTGAATTTGCCGACGCCACAATTTGCGCATGTTCCCATGATTTTAGCTCCCGACCGGTCCAAGTTGTCCAAACGCCATGGCGCGACATCGGTGGAAGAATACCGCCAGCAAGGAATTTTGCCCGAAGCCTTGGTCAATTATCTTTTGCTTCTGGGTTGGTCTGCGCCAGATGAAACGGAAATTATGACGCTTGATGAAGCTGCCCAGTGGTTTGATCTTGACCGGGTACAGCATACGGCGGCTATTTACGATTATAAAAAGCTGGAATGGATGAACAGCCAGTACTTGCGGTTGTTGCCTATTGACAAGGTCATTGAGTACTTAATGCCTTTTCTTGAAGAGCTCCATCTGGATCTGTCTAAGGGTCCAGCATTGCCGGTAGCTGTCGAACTGGTCCGGGAACGCTCTCATACTCTAAAGGAGCTGGCGGAAAGTTTGGTCTTTCTCTATCAACGGCCGACGAGTTTTGACCCCAAAGGTATGGCCAAGCATTTTCACGTTGAGAGCACGCCTGCCCGCTTGAGAACATTGGCAGACCGTTTACAAGAACTGAGGGTATGGGATCATGATCATCTTGTGGCCTTGTATGATGAGGAAGCTGCACGGGAAAATATTAAACGGGCCGAGCTTATTCATCCCACCCGTTTAGCTGTTACGGGTAAGACGGTAGGACCGGGATTGTTTGAACTCCTCGAGGTCTTAGGGCAAAAGGAAACCGTGGCCCGCCTCAATGAGGTGGCCACGGCTATTGAAGAACAACGCCTTATCCCAACACCCTAA
- a CDS encoding pro-sigmaK processing inhibitor BofA family protein — MQGLLATGFILFVLIIFGRAIFAIVTRGLFIPRWRRFAIRSLAGAGLIFAWNVMASWTGLGHIGFNILTLAITGVLGVPGLLSLVTIRYGLS, encoded by the coding sequence ATGCAAGGACTGTTAGCCACAGGCTTTATCCTTTTCGTTCTCATCATATTCGGACGAGCTATCTTTGCGATTGTAACAAGAGGTTTATTTATCCCGCGTTGGCGGCGATTTGCTATACGAAGTCTTGCAGGTGCTGGGCTTATTTTCGCGTGGAATGTGATGGCGTCTTGGACGGGACTTGGGCACATTGGGTTCAATATCCTGACCTTGGCGATTACAGGAGTCCTTGGAGTGCCGGGATTACTTTCGTTAGTGACGATCCGGTACGGACTTTCTTGA
- a CDS encoding MFS transporter: protein MIINSQFSRLFFASVINVLGSNLTYIAIYWVYSKEIGVTYLAVLIALTYFSRFVFNLLLGPVADHIESKQLMQTMIFARGCLLLAFGLLITLVHISLLWLILMSMILVALGVMYELASTKLILDIVEEKDLSRANALISLVYQFGSMIGLALGGVMASFLRIGHILFFESFGYFIGFGLLWSLRIKNDNVATIRKTGFIANWIEGISFVLRHKWLFAVLGLALFSNIAITPTITLEAPYALDVLHGGAQQYAYLEIAVTGGGILCGLVFSKLRIAGSLLPLYLGVATVSESVFMVVFGLSGYIYYSVIALIFVGGAISLFNIPFTTILQQYTPKDKLGACVPF, encoded by the coding sequence GTGATAATTAATAGTCAATTTAGTCGGCTCTTTTTTGCTAGCGTGATAAATGTTCTAGGGTCCAACTTGACGTACATTGCGATTTACTGGGTCTATTCGAAAGAGATCGGCGTCACATACCTAGCCGTGCTCATTGCATTGACGTACTTTTCGCGATTTGTTTTTAATCTGTTGTTGGGCCCTGTAGCAGACCATATTGAATCTAAACAATTGATGCAAACCATGATATTTGCACGAGGCTGTTTACTACTGGCGTTCGGTTTGTTGATTACCCTCGTTCACATATCCTTGCTGTGGCTCATTTTGATGTCGATGATTTTGGTAGCCCTAGGGGTAATGTATGAACTCGCCAGTACAAAGTTGATTCTAGACATCGTTGAAGAGAAGGATTTATCACGAGCGAATGCCCTGATAAGTCTTGTTTATCAGTTTGGTAGCATGATTGGATTGGCTTTGGGAGGTGTTATGGCGTCCTTCCTTCGTATAGGCCATATTCTTTTTTTCGAGAGCTTTGGCTACTTTATTGGATTCGGTCTGCTCTGGAGTTTGCGGATAAAGAACGACAATGTGGCAACCATCCGCAAAACAGGATTTATTGCTAACTGGATTGAAGGTATATCTTTTGTCTTGCGCCACAAATGGTTGTTTGCTGTGCTTGGTTTGGCGCTATTCTCCAACATAGCGATTACACCCACTATTACTTTGGAGGCCCCCTACGCGTTAGATGTCCTCCATGGCGGCGCTCAACAGTACGCCTACTTGGAGATAGCAGTAACGGGAGGAGGAATCTTGTGCGGATTGGTGTTCAGTAAACTACGCATTGCCGGCTCGTTGCTGCCGCTTTACTTAGGAGTGGCAACCGTTAGTGAATCGGTATTTATGGTCGTTTTTGGTTTAAGTGGCTATATATACTACAGTGTCATCGCCTTGATATTTGTGGGCGGGGCAATCAGTTTATTTAACATTCCTTTTACCACTATTCTTCAACAATATACGCCCAAAGACAAATTAGGCGCGTGCGTGCCTTTTTAG
- the recR gene encoding recombination mediator RecR yields MIYPEPISDLISQLAKLPGVGPKTAQRLAFFLLNMPQGEAELLATAIVNARTKIRYCSVCFNFTDSDPCAICRNSARDNRIIMVVEQPKDVVAMEKTREFKGRYHVLHGAISPMEGIGPDDLRIKELLMRIQQNPPQEIVLATSSSLEGEATALYLGRLLKPMGFKVTRIARGLPMGGDLDYTDEVTLLKALEGRQEV; encoded by the coding sequence ATGATTTATCCAGAACCTATTTCAGATCTTATCAGTCAATTAGCCAAATTGCCCGGGGTAGGTCCAAAGACCGCCCAGCGTTTGGCTTTTTTCTTGTTGAATATGCCTCAAGGCGAGGCCGAATTATTAGCCACAGCTATTGTGAATGCCCGTACCAAAATCCGCTACTGTTCCGTCTGTTTTAATTTTACCGATAGTGATCCTTGTGCTATTTGTCGAAATAGTGCCCGCGATAATCGGATCATTATGGTTGTGGAACAGCCCAAAGACGTCGTGGCGATGGAGAAAACACGGGAATTTAAAGGGCGCTACCACGTGCTCCATGGGGCCATATCTCCTATGGAGGGCATAGGACCAGATGATCTCCGCATTAAAGAATTGTTGATGCGCATCCAACAAAATCCCCCGCAGGAAATTGTGTTGGCCACGAGTTCCAGCTTAGAAGGAGAAGCGACGGCTTTGTATTTGGGACGGTTGTTAAAGCCGATGGGCTTTAAGGTGACCCGGATCGCCCGCGGTTTGCCTATGGGTGGCGACCTCGACTATACCGATGAGGTGACATTGCTTAAAGCGCTAGAAGGACGACAAGAAGTCTAA
- the lipB gene encoding lipoyl(octanoyl) transferase LipB yields MNSGVVVDLGKMEYRKAWDLQRRIGQALFQNQIPDVLLLVEHPPVYTLGKGAHGSYQNLVWDEAKRAQEGIAFVEVDRGGDITYHGPGQLVGYPILNLTRYGRDLHQYLRNLEEALIRALGDFGITAGRYPPNTGVWVGDEKIAAIGVKASRWITQHGFALNVAPNLEHFSGIIPCGIQDKGVTSMEKILGKHLTLDEVKPTVVQHLSSVFEIDFEEVSLSSLIDYAS; encoded by the coding sequence ATGAATTCCGGAGTTGTGGTGGATCTCGGCAAGATGGAATATCGCAAGGCTTGGGATTTGCAGCGCCGTATCGGCCAGGCGCTGTTTCAAAACCAAATCCCCGATGTTCTCTTGCTTGTTGAGCATCCTCCAGTCTATACGCTCGGCAAAGGCGCTCACGGATCTTATCAAAATTTGGTCTGGGATGAAGCCAAACGCGCTCAGGAAGGCATTGCGTTCGTTGAGGTCGACCGTGGGGGGGATATCACCTATCACGGTCCAGGCCAATTGGTCGGCTATCCAATTTTAAACCTGACCCGGTACGGGCGTGATTTGCACCAATATTTACGCAATCTGGAAGAAGCGTTAATCAGGGCTCTCGGAGACTTTGGCATCACGGCTGGACGTTACCCGCCTAATACGGGTGTTTGGGTGGGCGATGAAAAAATTGCGGCGATTGGTGTCAAAGCGAGCCGTTGGATTACGCAGCATGGCTTCGCGTTAAATGTTGCGCCCAATCTTGAGCATTTTTCTGGGATCATTCCCTGTGGAATCCAGGATAAGGGGGTTACGTCCATGGAAAAAATACTGGGTAAACATTTGACATTAGATGAGGTGAAACCGACCGTCGTTCAGCATCTTTCTTCGGTCTTTGAGATTGATTTTGAAGAGGTGTCGCTGTCTTCACTCATCGATTATGCCTCCTGA
- a CDS encoding YbaB/EbfC family nucleoid-associated protein → MGFNPNNMQKMMKQVQKMQQDMARVQEELQYEMVEVETGGVVKAVFNGHGEIQSITIQPEAVDPSDVEMLQDLILAAVREGQKKAQELASSRLNDVTKGMNLPNIPGLM, encoded by the coding sequence ATGGGATTTAACCCCAATAATATGCAGAAGATGATGAAGCAAGTGCAGAAAATGCAACAAGATATGGCGCGGGTCCAAGAAGAGTTACAGTATGAAATGGTGGAAGTGGAGACAGGCGGTGTCGTCAAAGCGGTGTTTAATGGACATGGCGAAATTCAATCGATCACCATCCAACCGGAGGCTGTGGATCCGAGTGATGTAGAAATGCTGCAAGATTTAATATTGGCGGCTGTGCGGGAAGGGCAGAAAAAAGCTCAAGAACTGGCAAGCAGTCGGTTAAACGATGTGACTAAGGGTATGAATCTACCAAATATTCCCGGGCTTATGTAG
- a CDS encoding dihydrolipoamide acetyltransferase family protein, producing MAEVVLMPQLGESVTEGTIGQWLKKVGDPVEKYESLLEVLTDKVNAEVPAPVGGTVSKILVEEGQTVAVGTPICEITVEGEETGDHSATADTQQTAPTSQGDSTPTPNKTVPSGASSGETTEVASESLRGRYSPAVRRLAMENHINPDTITGSGAKGRVTRQDILNAVAKQAEAPKVSRSEHEAPVVEKPAPQQPAPAMGSVSVVNGAPAVIDPEDEIIPLSSIRKVIAERMVRSKTTVPHAWLMMEVDVSGLVALREQLKDAFKAKEGVSLTYMPFMLRAVVQALKAVPEMNAQWNGDSVVMKKRINIGMATATDRGLVVPVIKDADQKNIVGLAKASQDLVKRARTGRLTMDDLTGGTFTVDNTGAIGTVLTYPIINAPEVGIITMESIVKRPVVIQDMVAIRPMMNICISFDHRVVDGAEAGKFVRLVKENLEAIGPSTSIY from the coding sequence ATGGCAGAAGTCGTATTGATGCCGCAATTAGGGGAGTCAGTAACCGAAGGGACGATCGGACAGTGGTTAAAAAAAGTGGGCGATCCGGTCGAAAAATACGAGTCGTTGCTTGAGGTGTTGACGGACAAAGTCAATGCCGAGGTTCCGGCTCCCGTTGGCGGTACCGTCAGCAAAATTTTGGTGGAAGAGGGTCAAACCGTTGCCGTAGGGACGCCCATCTGCGAAATTACGGTCGAGGGCGAAGAGACGGGTGATCATAGCGCTACAGCAGACACCCAGCAAACAGCACCCACATCGCAAGGGGATAGCACGCCAACTCCAAACAAGACCGTCCCCTCTGGTGCTTCAAGCGGGGAGACTACCGAGGTTGCCAGTGAATCATTGCGGGGACGGTATTCTCCTGCGGTGCGCCGGTTGGCTATGGAAAATCACATTAATCCCGATACTATTACGGGTTCGGGCGCCAAAGGAAGGGTGACCCGCCAAGATATATTGAATGCGGTGGCTAAACAAGCTGAGGCGCCTAAGGTCAGCAGAAGTGAACACGAAGCGCCGGTGGTTGAAAAGCCTGCGCCACAACAGCCTGCTCCGGCTATGGGATCCGTTTCCGTCGTCAATGGTGCGCCCGCCGTCATCGATCCAGAAGATGAGATTATCCCACTCTCCTCCATCCGCAAGGTCATTGCCGAGCGAATGGTGCGGTCAAAGACAACGGTTCCCCATGCCTGGCTGATGATGGAAGTCGATGTAAGTGGCCTCGTGGCTTTGCGCGAACAGTTGAAGGACGCATTCAAAGCTAAAGAAGGGGTATCCTTAACCTACATGCCATTTATGCTGCGCGCGGTGGTCCAAGCGCTTAAAGCGGTCCCGGAAATGAATGCGCAATGGAATGGCGACAGCGTTGTGATGAAAAAGCGGATTAACATCGGCATGGCTACCGCCACGGACCGGGGTTTAGTGGTCCCGGTTATTAAAGATGCTGATCAAAAGAATATTGTGGGATTGGCTAAAGCGTCGCAAGATCTCGTCAAGCGGGCCCGGACAGGACGTCTGACCATGGATGATTTGACAGGAGGGACCTTTACCGTCGACAATACCGGGGCCATTGGCACCGTCTTAACCTATCCGATTATCAACGCGCCAGAAGTCGGAATCATTACCATGGAATCCATCGTCAAACGCCCGGTTGTGATTCAGGATATGGTGGCGATTCGGCCCATGATGAATATCTGCATTTCCTTTGATCACCGGGTGGTGGATGGGGCTGAAGCCGGAAAATTTGTCCGGTTGGTCAAAGAAAATCTTGAAGCCATTGGCCCGTCCACATCGATATATTAA
- the lipA gene encoding lipoyl synthase, whose translation MEPLPLHSDRKAPSKPLPPWLKVRLTQGKNYLDLKNLMREQTLHTVCEEALCPNIYECWESRTATFLILGDICTRNCGFCAITTGRPTHLDWEEPKRVAETVEHMGLRHVVITSVTRDDVEDGGAAIFAATIRAIRERVPECSIEVLTPDFMGNWDALQTVVKAHPEIFNHNTETVPRLYRHVRPKAQYERTMEFLRRIKEQDPTIVTKSGIMVGLGETREEIHQVFVDMRANQVDVLTVGQYLRPDMKHLPVERYYTPEEFAEIKEEALALGFAHVESGPLVRSSYHAASQVPEVSR comes from the coding sequence ATGGAACCATTACCGTTACACTCGGACCGCAAAGCGCCATCGAAACCGTTGCCACCGTGGCTGAAAGTCCGGTTGACACAGGGAAAAAATTATCTCGATCTGAAAAACTTGATGCGCGAACAGACATTGCACACGGTCTGTGAAGAAGCTTTATGCCCCAATATTTACGAATGCTGGGAAAGCCGAACGGCAACATTCTTGATTCTTGGGGATATTTGCACCCGCAATTGCGGCTTTTGTGCCATCACGACGGGCCGTCCCACCCATCTCGACTGGGAAGAACCCAAGCGGGTGGCGGAAACGGTAGAACACATGGGTCTTCGGCATGTGGTGATTACCTCTGTGACCCGTGACGATGTAGAAGATGGGGGCGCGGCGATTTTCGCGGCAACCATTAGGGCGATTCGTGAGCGAGTACCAGAGTGCAGTATTGAGGTTCTAACCCCTGACTTCATGGGAAATTGGGATGCGTTACAAACAGTAGTCAAAGCCCATCCGGAAATCTTTAACCATAATACGGAAACTGTTCCTCGTTTGTACCGGCATGTCCGTCCCAAAGCCCAGTATGAACGAACCATGGAATTCTTACGCCGGATTAAAGAACAGGACCCGACGATTGTCACCAAGTCTGGAATTATGGTGGGCCTTGGCGAGACGCGCGAGGAAATCCACCAGGTCTTTGTGGATATGCGTGCTAATCAAGTCGATGTCCTGACGGTGGGGCAATATTTAAGGCCGGATATGAAGCATTTGCCCGTAGAACGTTACTACACGCCGGAAGAATTTGCCGAGATTAAAGAGGAAGCCTTAGCATTAGGATTTGCGCATGTGGAATCGGGACCTTTGGTCCGCAGTTCCTATCATGCCGCATCACAAGTTCCTGAGGTTAGTCGATGA
- the dnaX gene encoding DNA polymerase III subunit gamma/tau has translation MAHQALYRVYRPRSFDEVIGQSRVVETLRQAVRQSRLTHAYLFAGPRGTGKTSVARILAKAIQCEALTAEGEPCLQCPACIAVEKGQHLDVLEIDAASNRGIDEIREIKERIDQSPVMGRYRIYIIDEVHMLTTEAFNALLKTLEEPPPHVIFVLATTEPQKLPVTVLSRCQRYEFQRLTVGLIEERLRQVIAEENVEVEPAALELIAEYADGAMRDALSLLDQTIAVGGKHITYQTVSELVGTVEPVMMEQIMTALTSPTDLGDVMRTLDDIYRQGKDYRTVLRSIAQQIRDIVIWRQAGKDLFPQYRREWLEQLDARLPAKISAASWFHALELLAEADTRLRSGFPAQLSVELALLKIREELAYRKEPADVLQEREQAHFVAAPSKPASIVHAEEAAPSPEQVSGSFQSSAEKITDNEITPVDFSDMGQDERLKRFLEAIRQERPSTYALLQEARLQVTSKALEVIFSFPAHRDLMMASHHKALLEQVLHKVYGPEMQYYLLVGNERPVRLSKPPASKLSRNDNAELVEEIRSWFGADVPVKNIEESNEGGQ, from the coding sequence GTGGCACACCAAGCACTGTACCGAGTTTATCGGCCTCGATCATTTGACGAGGTGATCGGGCAAAGTCGGGTGGTTGAGACTTTGCGCCAGGCGGTGCGCCAGTCTCGCCTTACCCACGCCTATTTATTTGCCGGTCCCCGCGGAACGGGGAAGACCAGTGTGGCCCGTATTTTAGCCAAGGCGATTCAATGTGAAGCCTTAACCGCGGAGGGAGAACCGTGTCTTCAGTGTCCGGCATGCATAGCCGTCGAAAAAGGCCAGCACTTGGATGTTCTGGAAATTGACGCGGCTTCTAATCGTGGCATCGATGAAATTCGAGAAATTAAAGAGCGTATTGACCAATCTCCGGTTATGGGACGCTACCGAATTTATATTATCGACGAAGTGCACATGCTGACGACCGAAGCGTTTAACGCCCTGCTTAAGACGCTGGAGGAGCCACCACCGCATGTTATTTTTGTCTTGGCCACGACCGAGCCGCAAAAGCTTCCGGTGACCGTCTTGTCCCGCTGCCAACGCTATGAATTTCAGCGGTTGACGGTGGGGTTAATCGAGGAGCGGCTTAGGCAAGTGATTGCGGAAGAAAATGTTGAGGTTGAACCCGCAGCGCTCGAGCTCATTGCGGAATATGCCGATGGCGCTATGCGAGATGCCTTGAGCTTGCTCGATCAAACCATTGCGGTAGGCGGCAAGCACATTACCTATCAAACCGTTAGCGAACTGGTGGGGACGGTGGAACCGGTCATGATGGAACAGATTATGACGGCTTTAACATCGCCCACGGATTTAGGCGACGTGATGCGAACATTGGATGACATTTACCGTCAAGGTAAAGATTACCGCACAGTCTTGCGTAGTATAGCGCAACAGATTCGCGACATCGTTATTTGGCGCCAGGCGGGAAAAGACCTCTTTCCCCAATACCGGCGGGAATGGCTTGAACAATTGGACGCGAGGCTGCCTGCCAAAATTTCGGCCGCGTCATGGTTTCATGCTTTAGAACTGTTAGCGGAAGCGGATACCCGGCTGCGTAGTGGATTTCCCGCGCAGTTATCGGTGGAGTTGGCGCTGTTGAAAATTCGAGAAGAATTAGCTTATCGAAAAGAGCCCGCGGACGTCTTGCAGGAAAGAGAGCAGGCCCATTTTGTGGCCGCGCCATCAAAACCCGCCTCTATAGTTCATGCTGAAGAGGCGGCGCCTAGTCCTGAACAAGTTTCGGGTTCTTTTCAATCATCGGCAGAGAAGATCACGGACAATGAAATCACTCCAGTCGATTTTAGCGACATGGGCCAAGATGAGCGCCTCAAACGGTTTTTGGAGGCGATTCGTCAAGAGCGGCCGTCCACCTATGCCTTATTGCAAGAAGCCCGCCTGCAAGTGACGTCAAAGGCGCTTGAAGTGATCTTTTCCTTTCCGGCCCATCGTGATTTAATGATGGCATCACATCATAAAGCGTTATTAGAGCAAGTTTTGCACAAGGTTTATGGGCCTGAAATGCAGTATTATTTATTGGTAGGCAATGAGCGTCCTGTGAGGTTGTCTAAGCCACCTGCATCAAAATTATCGCGCAATGACAACGCAGAACTTGTCGAGGAAATTCGATCATGGTTCGGGGCCGATGTTCCGGTAAAGAATATCGAAGAATCCAACGAAGGAGGACAATAA
- the tadA gene encoding tRNA adenosine(34) deaminase TadA, with translation MSVVRVLPGAPKNGDCVTLDYEPFMELALQEAKNAAQSGEVPVGAVLIRDDGTVLAKNHNRREQDHDPTAHAELLVIREAAQKLGGWRLNGTTLLVTLEPCIMCAGAILLSRIDRLIYATPDPKGGAVHSLYQTLNDARLNHQVEVMSGLQQEAAQNLLREFFRARR, from the coding sequence GTGTCGGTGGTTCGAGTCCTCCCGGGCGCACCAAAAAATGGGGATTGTGTCACGCTAGATTATGAACCCTTTATGGAGCTGGCCCTACAGGAAGCCAAAAACGCCGCTCAATCGGGGGAAGTCCCGGTTGGAGCGGTCTTAATTCGCGACGACGGTACGGTTCTAGCAAAAAACCATAACCGTCGAGAACAGGACCATGATCCCACGGCACATGCAGAATTATTGGTTATTCGCGAAGCTGCCCAGAAATTGGGTGGATGGCGACTTAATGGAACGACATTGCTGGTTACCCTTGAGCCTTGTATAATGTGTGCAGGAGCGATTCTTTTGAGCCGGATTGATCGGCTGATTTATGCAACGCCTGATCCCAAAGGTGGGGCAGTGCATAGTCTATATCAGACGCTAAATGATGCGCGATTAAACCATCAAGTTGAAGTGATGTCAGGTCTTCAACAGGAAGCGGCACAAAATCTTTTACGAGAATTTTTTCGTGCCCGGCGGTAA